In Paenibacillus sp. JQZ6Y-1, a genomic segment contains:
- a CDS encoding YtxH domain-containing protein, producing the protein MDSQTTKTIAIGAVTGALVGAGVAVLVAPQQGQKVREKIAEVSELVKEKGPLINEKGHEIAEKGQEVVGAIKESLHTAQDFKSEAGSAISEVKSEVKDFQQNNQQNKTGSSSNVRSIQS; encoded by the coding sequence ATGGACTCTCAAACAACCAAAACAATTGCTATCGGGGCTGTAACTGGTGCGCTGGTCGGCGCAGGGGTTGCTGTACTCGTTGCTCCGCAGCAAGGACAGAAAGTACGCGAGAAGATCGCTGAAGTATCCGAGCTAGTGAAGGAAAAAGGACCATTGATTAACGAAAAAGGTCATGAAATCGCTGAAAAAGGACAGGAAGTGGTCGGTGCGATCAAGGAATCGCTGCATACCGCTCAAGACTTCAAATCCGAAGCAGGCTCTGCAATCAGCGAAGTGAAGTCCGAGGTCAAAGACTTCCAGCAAAACAATCAGCAAAATAAAACAGGCAGCTCCTCCAACGTACGCAGCATCCAAAGCTGA
- a CDS encoding manganese catalase family protein, translating to MFFHIKELQYTAKPDKPDPVYARKLQEVLGGQYGEMSVMMQYLFQGWNTRADSKYRDMLLDIGTEEIGHVEMLATMIAQLLDDAPLDQVENMAKDPAIGAVLGGMNPQHAIVSSLGALPSDSVGYPWNSRYIVASGDLLSDFRANLNAESQGRLQVIRLYEQTTDPGVRDLLSFMIARDTMHQNQWLAAIAEIEAKQGPITPASFPPELEKREVAHQFLNFSEGEESATGRWANGPSMDGTGTFEYVQQPRAYGQAPILKPAPDVMHSRPEQMPSIINVGTINK from the coding sequence ATGTTTTTTCACATTAAAGAATTACAGTATACAGCCAAACCCGACAAGCCCGATCCGGTCTATGCGCGTAAGTTGCAGGAAGTGCTAGGCGGTCAATATGGTGAAATGTCGGTCATGATGCAATATCTATTCCAAGGCTGGAATACGCGAGCAGACAGCAAGTATCGTGATATGCTGCTGGACATCGGAACCGAAGAGATTGGGCATGTAGAGATGCTGGCAACGATGATCGCCCAGCTTCTGGACGATGCACCGCTGGATCAAGTGGAGAATATGGCGAAGGACCCTGCCATTGGGGCAGTACTAGGCGGTATGAATCCACAACATGCAATCGTGTCTAGTCTCGGCGCATTGCCATCTGACAGTGTAGGCTATCCGTGGAATTCCCGCTATATTGTCGCAAGCGGCGATCTGCTATCGGATTTCCGTGCCAATCTGAATGCGGAATCACAGGGCAGACTACAGGTCATTCGCCTGTATGAACAAACGACCGATCCAGGTGTCCGTGATCTGCTGTCCTTTATGATTGCTCGTGATACGATGCACCAGAATCAATGGCTGGCAGCGATTGCCGAAATTGAAGCCAAACAGGGTCCGATTACCCCTGCCTCCTTCCCACCTGAATTGGAGAAGCGCGAGGTTGCGCACCAGTTCCTGAATTTCTCTGAGGGTGAGGAAAGTGCAACAGGACGCTGGGCAAATGGACCATCCATGGATGGCACCGGAACATTTGAATATGTACAGCAGCCGCGAGCATACGGTCAGGCACCGATCCTCAAGCCTGCTCCTGATGTAATGCACTCTCGTCCTGAGCAAATGCCAAGTATTATTAATGTCGGGACTATCAATAAATAA
- a CDS encoding aldo/keto reductase family protein, with translation MNYRRLGGSGLKVSEISLGSWLTYGGYVERENAVHSIRKAYELGINFFDTANVYERGEAEKVVGETLKDYPRESYVLATKVFGNMGDGPNDRGLSRKHITEQCHASLKRLGHDYIDLYYCHRFSPETPIEETLRALDDLVRQGKVLYVGVSQWTAAQMQAAIGVADRYLLDRIVVNQPVYNMFDRYIEEEVIPLGETYGIGQVVYSPLAQGLLTGKYKSLTDIPSDSRAAKLNWDEKKINDQKLQQVQQLQQIADEAGLSLTHLALAWILRQRNVSSALVGASRPEQVEQNAGASGVTLSSDVVEAVEKVLSSEK, from the coding sequence ATGAATTACAGACGACTCGGCGGCAGTGGCTTAAAAGTTAGCGAAATCAGCCTTGGCAGCTGGCTCACTTACGGCGGTTACGTCGAACGCGAAAATGCCGTACATTCGATCCGCAAAGCATACGAGCTAGGCATTAACTTTTTCGATACTGCCAATGTATATGAGCGCGGCGAAGCCGAGAAGGTAGTGGGCGAAACGCTAAAAGACTACCCGCGCGAATCCTACGTACTTGCCACCAAAGTGTTTGGCAATATGGGCGACGGTCCCAACGACCGCGGTCTGTCCCGCAAACATATTACCGAGCAGTGCCATGCTAGCTTGAAGCGCTTGGGTCATGACTATATCGATCTGTACTATTGCCATCGCTTTTCCCCGGAAACGCCTATCGAAGAAACACTGCGCGCACTCGACGATCTCGTTCGTCAGGGGAAGGTGCTGTACGTCGGTGTGAGCCAATGGACTGCCGCGCAGATGCAAGCCGCCATCGGTGTTGCCGACAGGTATCTGCTGGATCGCATCGTTGTAAACCAGCCCGTTTACAATATGTTTGACCGATATATTGAAGAGGAAGTAATCCCACTCGGCGAAACGTACGGCATCGGTCAGGTTGTATACTCCCCGCTGGCTCAAGGTTTGCTGACTGGTAAATACAAATCCCTAACCGACATCCCCTCCGACAGCCGCGCCGCTAAGCTGAATTGGGACGAGAAGAAGATCAACGACCAGAAGCTACAGCAGGTGCAGCAGCTACAACAGATCGCCGACGAAGCTGGCTTGTCGCTAACCCATCTTGCATTGGCATGGATTCTACGTCAGCGTAATGTATCTAGCGCACTGGTTGGTGCCAGCCGTCCAGAGCAGGTGGAACAGAATGCAGGCGCATCCGGTGTGACGCTGAGTAGTGATGTGGTGGAAGCGGTTGAGAAGGTGTTGAGCAGCGAGAAGTAG
- a CDS encoding AI-2E family transporter: protein MLQSRFFRVGAGIALVLLIIYLGTLVDFIFVPVRSLISLTIVPLLITAFMYYPLRPLVNYLERKKLKRSWSILLMYLVVIILLVVFGFLVWPTLRDQVTSFIASAPDFTRSIIAQIQVLEQQPFVKQFMPAGSSGTSTEMLQKLTEYLNTAFDWLSVHLSSMFSFLSNFFLVVATVPIMLYYLLKDDRKLSGRLQQVFPRNYREDGKLMLDEIDDALSSFIAGRVLVNFALCVLLYIGFLIIDLPYSLLLVVLAFFLNFIPYIGAILAAVPVAIVGLIESPAMGIWSIVIVIIAQLIQNNLLEPIIFGNQLDIHPFTIIVLLLVGGDMGGILGMLLVIPLYMAAKITIVHIYRMYLKQKIGNGLQ, encoded by the coding sequence ATGCTGCAAAGCCGTTTTTTTCGTGTGGGCGCTGGCATTGCCCTAGTTTTACTCATTATTTATCTCGGAACGCTGGTTGATTTTATTTTTGTTCCGGTACGCTCGCTGATCAGCCTGACGATTGTTCCGCTGCTGATTACGGCGTTTATGTATTATCCACTGCGACCGTTAGTGAATTATCTAGAAAGGAAGAAGCTAAAACGGTCATGGTCGATTCTGCTTATGTATCTGGTCGTGATCATTCTGCTGGTCGTGTTTGGATTCCTTGTATGGCCGACGCTGCGTGATCAGGTGACGAGCTTTATCGCGAGTGCGCCAGACTTTACGCGTAGCATTATTGCGCAAATTCAAGTACTGGAACAGCAACCGTTTGTGAAGCAATTCATGCCTGCCGGAAGCAGCGGCACCAGCACGGAAATGCTGCAAAAGCTGACTGAATATCTGAACACGGCATTTGACTGGCTGTCTGTGCATCTGTCCAGCATGTTCTCGTTCCTGTCCAACTTCTTCCTTGTGGTAGCGACAGTGCCGATTATGCTCTACTACCTGCTCAAGGACGACCGCAAGCTGTCTGGACGTTTACAACAGGTCTTCCCACGCAACTACCGTGAAGACGGTAAATTGATGCTGGATGAGATCGATGATGCGCTGAGCAGCTTTATTGCGGGACGCGTGCTTGTCAATTTCGCGCTTTGTGTGTTGCTGTATATCGGCTTCCTGATTATTGATCTGCCGTATTCGCTCTTGCTGGTTGTGCTGGCATTCTTCCTGAATTTCATTCCGTATATCGGGGCTATTCTTGCAGCGGTACCAGTAGCGATTGTCGGTCTGATTGAATCGCCAGCGATGGGAATCTGGTCGATTGTTATCGTCATTATCGCTCAACTGATCCAAAATAATCTGCTGGAACCGATCATCTTCGGGAATCAGCTGGACATTCATCCGTTTACGATTATCGTGTTATTGCTTGTCGGTGGCGATATGGGCGGTATTCTCGGTATGCTGCTTGTGATTCCACTGTATATGGCGGCGAAGATTACGATTGTACACATTTACCGGATGTATTTGAAGCAAAAGATCGGAAATGGGTTACAGTAG
- a CDS encoding TetR/AcrR family transcriptional regulator, producing the protein MVNQNDPRVLRTQQWIREALITLIEQVGFAAVTIQNLTHQAGINRATFYQHYQDKYDLLEHITTNMLASLKAEVNVEYLKKADVNLDLHTMESLFLRVLTIISQHHHSFKVMLGDRGLPSFQQQMIDLIKENLHEVIRQPASTDPSFVITRDIAITYSATANVGLLTQWLTGKMPYSAEFMATQMASLFVHGPLQSLQSNSISS; encoded by the coding sequence ATGGTAAACCAGAATGATCCACGTGTGTTGCGAACACAGCAATGGATTCGTGAAGCATTAATTACATTAATTGAGCAAGTCGGTTTTGCAGCAGTCACGATTCAGAACTTGACCCACCAAGCTGGTATTAATCGGGCAACATTTTATCAGCATTATCAGGATAAGTACGATCTATTAGAACATATCACTACCAATATGCTCGCTTCTCTCAAAGCTGAAGTAAACGTCGAATATTTAAAAAAGGCTGATGTGAATCTGGATCTTCACACGATGGAGTCGCTATTTCTACGCGTGCTTACGATCATTTCCCAGCATCACCATTCCTTCAAGGTGATGCTGGGAGACAGAGGTTTACCTTCTTTTCAGCAACAAATGATCGATTTGATAAAAGAAAATCTGCATGAAGTCATCAGGCAACCTGCTTCTACTGACCCTTCATTCGTGATTACTCGTGATATAGCGATCACGTATAGCGCGACTGCCAATGTAGGGTTATTAACGCAATGGCTGACTGGAAAGATGCCTTATTCGGCTGAATTCATGGCAACTCAGATGGCAAGTCTTTTTGTACATGGACCTTTACAGTCGTTACAATCGAATTCGATCTCATCTTAA
- a CDS encoding pentapeptide repeat-containing protein, translating into MIIHLMQKKLELHELWVETIGEQGKKLVEDEVDFTKLDVTLKELSLYSAFLTECKFDQLDLSKADFYYGWLCSSTFREATMDYGSFVKANLLLVDFSYATLTHANFLSGECFETVFFGSHLEYANFTAALCVNADFRQAELMNVDIKLSVFDHVLLQGANLTGMKGIEEAHIESINLGTTEEPIMLEGEQAKHWMMEQANLHS; encoded by the coding sequence ATGATCATACATCTCATGCAAAAAAAACTTGAGTTACACGAACTCTGGGTAGAGACAATTGGAGAACAAGGGAAAAAGTTAGTGGAAGATGAAGTGGATTTTACAAAACTGGATGTCACGTTGAAAGAGTTGTCTCTATATAGTGCTTTTTTAACAGAGTGTAAGTTTGATCAACTGGATTTAAGCAAAGCAGATTTTTATTATGGGTGGTTATGTTCTTCCACTTTTCGCGAGGCGACAATGGATTATGGTTCATTTGTGAAAGCAAATTTGCTCCTTGTTGACTTCTCTTACGCAACGTTAACTCATGCCAATTTTTTGAGCGGCGAATGCTTTGAAACTGTATTTTTTGGTAGTCATTTAGAATATGCTAATTTTACAGCGGCGTTGTGTGTAAATGCAGACTTTCGACAAGCAGAACTAATGAATGTAGATATTAAACTGAGTGTATTTGATCATGTCCTTTTACAGGGAGCCAACCTTACCGGAATGAAAGGCATTGAGGAGGCTCACATTGAAAGTATCAATCTAGGGACAACAGAGGAACCCATCATGCTGGAAGGAGAGCAGGCAAAACATTGGATGATGGAGCAAGCGAATCTACATTCGTAA